The Catenuloplanes niger genome includes a window with the following:
- the gcvT gene encoding glycine cleavage system aminomethyltransferase GcvT, with translation MKRSPLHDRHVSRGAKFAPFGGWEMPLEYADGGVIAEHTAVRENVGVFDVSHLGKARVTGPGAAAFVNACLSNDLGRIGPGRAQYTLCCDDATGGVVDDIIAYLHGDEHVFLIPNAANTTEVVRRLTEAAPAGVTVTNEHDAYAVLAVQGPASPALLAKLGLDTGHQYMSFATATLAGADVIVCRTGYTGEIGYELVVPSASATAVWDALFDADPTLKPCGLGARDTLRTEMGYPLHGQDLSMEITPVQARSGWAVGWTKPAFWGRDVLLAEKEAGPRRVLVGLEAQGRGIPRAHMQVYAGDALVGEVTSGTFSPTRKVGIALALLDTVPGTSLGDTVHVDIRGRRTPMTIVKPPFVTTSVR, from the coding sequence ATGAAGAGATCTCCCCTGCACGACCGGCACGTCTCCCGGGGTGCGAAGTTCGCGCCGTTCGGAGGCTGGGAGATGCCTCTGGAGTACGCGGACGGTGGCGTCATCGCCGAGCACACCGCGGTCCGCGAGAACGTTGGCGTCTTCGACGTGTCCCACCTCGGCAAGGCCCGCGTCACCGGGCCCGGCGCCGCCGCGTTCGTCAACGCGTGCCTGAGCAACGACCTGGGCCGGATCGGCCCCGGCCGCGCGCAGTACACGCTGTGCTGCGACGACGCGACCGGCGGCGTGGTCGACGACATCATCGCCTACCTGCACGGCGACGAGCACGTCTTCCTGATCCCGAACGCGGCCAACACCACCGAGGTCGTGCGCCGGCTCACCGAGGCGGCACCGGCCGGCGTCACCGTGACCAACGAGCACGACGCGTACGCGGTGCTCGCGGTCCAGGGCCCGGCGTCGCCCGCGCTGCTGGCCAAGCTCGGCCTGGACACCGGCCACCAGTACATGAGCTTCGCCACCGCCACGCTGGCCGGCGCGGACGTCATCGTCTGCCGCACCGGCTACACCGGCGAGATCGGCTACGAGCTGGTCGTCCCGTCCGCGTCCGCGACCGCGGTCTGGGACGCGCTCTTCGACGCCGACCCCACGCTCAAGCCGTGCGGTCTCGGCGCCCGCGACACGCTCCGCACGGAGATGGGCTACCCGCTGCACGGCCAGGACCTCTCCATGGAGATCACCCCGGTCCAGGCCCGCTCCGGCTGGGCCGTCGGCTGGACCAAGCCCGCGTTCTGGGGCCGCGACGTGCTGCTCGCCGAGAAGGAGGCCGGCCCGCGCCGCGTCCTGGTCGGCCTGGAGGCGCAGGGCCGCGGCATCCCGCGCGCCCACATGCAGGTCTACGCGGGCGACGCGCTGGTCGGCGAGGTCACCAGCGGCACGTTCTCCCCGACCCGCAAGGTCGGCATCGCGCTCGCGCTCCTCGACACGGTCCCCGGCACCTCGCTCGGCGACACCGTCCACGTCGACATCCGCGGCCGCCGCACCCCGATGACCATCGTCAAGCCGCCGTTCGTCACCACCTCGGTGCGCTGA